From the Candidatus Neomarinimicrobiota bacterium genome, the window AGAATGAGCGCTACAATAAAAGAAAGACGCACGTTACAGGTTAATTCTACTCTCCGTCAGAACCGTAGGGAAACCACCAATCTTTCTTTTCCTGGCGGTAGTCGATGAGGATATGCTTTGGCTCTCTGAATTCGTTCAGCCCCTCTATGCCCAATTCCCTCCCCTGACCAGACATTTTCATGCCACCGAAAGGTGCGGCATTATTTTCTGAAAGAGGATTATTGATCCAAAAGCTTCCCGCTTTTATATCGTCAGCGGCCGTCATGGCCAACTCAAGGTCTTTGGTATAAATAGAACAACCAAGGCCATACTTGGTGGCGTTGGATAGTTCGATGGCTTCCTGAAGTGATTTTACCCTTTGGATTGGTACAACAGGACTGAAAGCCTCCTCGTTCATTAATTCCATATCAGCCGACATTCTGTCAAATACCGTTGGTGAATAGTAGTAACCCTTGTCGAAAGCTTCCGGACGGCCTCCTCCTGTCAACAGTCGCGCCCCCTGTTCCACAGCAAGATCTACCTTTTCGTGGGCCTTTTCATATTGCATTACGGAGGCCATAGGGCCCATATCTGTGTTGACATTCATGGGATCGCCTAATTTCACTTTTTTTGCCTCTTCTACAAGCGCTTCTNNNNNNNNNNNNNNNNNNNNNNNNNNNNNNNNNNNNNNNNNNNNNNNNNNNNNNNNNNNNNNNNNNNNNNNNNNNNNNNNNNNNNNNNNNNNNNNNNNNNCCACCCAGTCACTATTGATAAAATTCTTGTAAACACGCATTTACTATCCCCTAAGGTCAGGAGACTTGTTACTCAAATGACCTGAGTATCCCTCTACTTAGTCGTAATGGAGATGGCACCATCAGGAACATCCGTGCCGAAACGCGCCGTAGCGTCAAATGAACTGAGATAACGGATCTCATGAATAGATGTTGGAGAAATATCATAAAGAGACTGCATCCCGCTCATCATTCGAATACCGTTCACATATACGGCTATACCAATACTTCCTCTTACACGAAGCATCTGAGGCCTTAATATCTGGATGACATCATAAGCGCTTCTGACATCTAAAGTAGCTATTTCTCCTTGAGTGATGAGATTTCTCTGCTTGCGAGGACCCGTATTTGATACACCTCCACCGCCAGCACATCCAATGACGAACAGCACCACGGCACAAGGAATAAGTTTTGACCTTTTCATACTTTTTACCTTATTTCTCCAATTCCCTTTAATGGTCTTTGACATAAAGTGAATATAGTCCTTTCACTAAGAAACCACCAGTTCAAGATAGGCGGCCCAGCTCAATGAATAAAATCTATTTTTTTAC encodes:
- a CDS encoding aldehyde dehydrogenase family protein — translated: EALVEEAKKVKLGDPMNVNTDMGPMASVMQYEKAHEKVDLAVEQGARLLTGGGRPEAFDKGYYYSPTVFDRMSADMELMNEEAFSPVVPIQRVKSLQEAIELSNATKYGLGCSIYTKDLELAMTAADDIKAGSFWINNPLSENNAAPFGGMKMSGQGRELGIEGLNEFREPKHILIDYRQEKKDWWFPYGSDGE